The Devosia sp. MC521 genome segment GGTGATGGCTGAAGCGGCTCGCGAAGCGGGTATGGACAAGACCGAGACCTTCGCTCAGCGCCTTGATTACCTCGAAGAACGCGCTCTGCGTCGCGCCTATTTCAACGAACAGATCGTTGCGAGCGTGACCGAAGAAGCCGCCCGCGCCGAGTACGACAAGTTCGTTGCCGAATACACTCCGGAAGACGAAGTTCACGCCCGCCACATCCTCGTTGAAGAGGAAGCAAAGGCCAATGAACTCAAGGCCGAGCTCGACAAGGGTGCAGATTTCGCCAAGCTCGCGGCTGAAAACTCCATTGATCCAGGTGCCGCCAACGGTGGTGATCTTGGTTTCTTTGGCAAGGGCATGATGGTCGCTCCATTCGAAGAAGCGGCCTTCGCGCTTGAAAACACCGGCGACATTTCGGCGCCAGTTCAGTCCCAGTTCGGCTGGCACATCATCAAGCTTGAAGAAAAGCGCCAGTCGGCTCCGCCAACCTTTGAACAGGTTGCAGGCCAAATCCAGCAGCAGCTGATGATGACCACGTTCAACGACAAGGTCACCACACTGATGGATGGCTTGGACATCACCATTAACGACGAGGCCCTCAAGGCCAAGTTCGACGAACAGGAAGCCGCAGAAGCGGAAGCGGCTACCCCCGCTCAATAATCCTCGTCACACTGTACGAAGAAAGCCCGGTCTCGCACCGGGCTTTTTTTATCTTGTGGTGCTGTTCAACGCGCCGCGCAGCACGCTATCGACGACGGCCTCGATTGTCCCCATGGCCGCCTCGACCCGCCCAAGCAAAAGCTGGTGCCAGGCGTAGGAGACGATGAGATCAACGATCAACTCGGAATTGACCTCGGGCGCGCACTCCCCACGCAGCTTGGCCTTTTCGATGATTTCAATAACCACAGCTTTGCGGCCTTCCTGATACGCATAAAGCGCATCGGCCGCCGCTTGATCGGTCTGCGCCTCGGCAATCAGCGCGCGATAGACCGTGGCGGCGAGGCTGTTGTGCCAGAACCCGAGCAGCTGATTGTCGAGGAATGCGACAAGGTCCGCGCGCAAGCTACCCGTGTCGGGAAACGGGCGTTCGTTTTTAAACCGCCGGTAGACGTCGAGCATTAGCGCGGTCCTGTTTGGCCACCAGCGATAGATGGTTGGCTTACCAGCACGGGCCTTTTTAGCGACCGCTTCAATCGAAAACCCAGCCACGCCGCCTTCTTTTAGCACGGCTTCCGCCGCATCCAGAATGGCTTCTTGGCTCGCCGGATTGCGGCGCGCGCCGATTGATTTTCGCGTCACAGCGCCGGTGGGGTCAGCTTGAGAGTCTTTGTGGTCCATCCCCCGAATATGCCTGAGGCGGCACTCGAAGAAAAGACTTGAACGAAACGGCCCGTTTCATTACATACGAAACGTATCGTTTCATTAGAGATCCCAGACATGCCCATCCCCGCCCGCGTCAGACTGGCCCTCCTCCTCACCATTGCCGTTTATCCCCTCGTCACT includes the following:
- a CDS encoding peptidylprolyl isomerase: MQNPALRLLRAASLATVLLAVPALATYAQDAAPAAPDQNAVVATIGAHSITEADLTFAAEDMAQDLAQLPPDERRAFLVRILIDMKVMAEAAREAGMDKTETFAQRLDYLEERALRRAYFNEQIVASVTEEAARAEYDKFVAEYTPEDEVHARHILVEEEAKANELKAELDKGADFAKLAAENSIDPGAANGGDLGFFGKGMMVAPFEEAAFALENTGDISAPVQSQFGWHIIKLEEKRQSAPPTFEQVAGQIQQQLMMTTFNDKVTTLMDGLDITINDEALKAKFDEQEAAEAEAATPAQ
- a CDS encoding TetR/AcrR family transcriptional regulator, coding for MDHKDSQADPTGAVTRKSIGARRNPASQEAILDAAEAVLKEGGVAGFSIEAVAKKARAGKPTIYRWWPNRTALMLDVYRRFKNERPFPDTGSLRADLVAFLDNQLLGFWHNSLAATVYRALIAEAQTDQAAADALYAYQEGRKAVVIEIIEKAKLRGECAPEVNSELIVDLIVSYAWHQLLLGRVEAAMGTIEAVVDSVLRGALNSTTR